CCCTGCGTCTGGCCGGATCAGGAGTCCAGCTTGCCAAAATCTTCCGGTTTGAGATTCTCTAGCCACTGCTGGAGTTCATCGGAGCTCTGTTTGGTGATGACCGAATCGTTCGCAAAAATTGGGGCGTTGCTTCGAAGCGCAATCGCAAGCGCGTCACTGGGTCTGGCATCGACCGTGTATTCTGAATCTTCGTACATCAAATGGATTTTGGCAAAATATGTGTGCTCAGACAGGTCTGTAATGACGACGCTGATCACTTTGGCGTCGTAGACATCGAGAAGCGACTTCATGAAGTCGTGCGTCATCGGCCGAGGCGGCGTGACGTTTTCCAATGCCATGCTGATCGCGCCTGCTTCTGACTTTCCAACCCAAATGGGAAGCATCTCTGAATGCTCCTCGTCGCGTAACACGACGATATACGCATTATTGGAAGGGTCGAACATGAGTCCCTTGACCTGCATCTGTGTAATCACAACAAACCTGCTCCCCTTCCTCAGCTCACTAGCGAGGAGATCTTGATCACCTTGGCAGATGGATCACGAGTGGGTCAATGTAGCACTTCAGAAATCTGCCTGTCAACGAAGCCTGTGAGATCGCTGGAGAAATTCATGGAAGGTTCTGGCGATCACCGGTCGAGTCAGGAGGCTCCACTCAGGGTCACAGCAATCGGCGCTTAGGCAGGTGGGCGATAGTTCTGATCGAGTTTTCCGGTATCTGCCTGTTCCCCGATTTTCAGGAAGGCCTTCATCTGCTTCTTGACGAGTTCTCTGCCGCTCTCTTCGCCCAAATTGACTTGATACTCGTTGATGACCATGACCCGCATGCCTTCCCATTTTTTCCAACAGGGCTTGCAAACCTTGGCTTTGATTTCAGTCTCAAGCTTTCCCATGAAGAGAGGGTCTGTGATGGTTTCCCCGGCTTGTCCGCACGTGACGCACTGGACTTCTGCCATGGTGAGAGTCCTTCCCAATAGGTATGAGGTGAGTATGAGCGACGAATTGTAACACTGTGATCTAGGTAAGGAAAGAGGGGTGTGGATTGACCGGGGCATGGCTTCGTGTTAAGAAGATTCGCCCATATGATGGATTGAACGGATATGCCCGGATGGCGGAACTGGCAGACGCGCCGGACTCAAAATCCGGTTCTCGCAAGAGAGTGGGAGTTCGACCCTCCCTCTGGGCACCATCGGTTCAGACAGTGCCGACGAGCGATGTGGGATTTTCACAAGTCGAGCGTTCGGATCCTGCGCGAACAAATTCAAAAAACGTTGGCATTTTCCCCGGTTGACATGTTCGAGAGCGTCGCCTATAGTTCCGTTGTTATACGAAGAAGAAGCGTCGAATTCACGATGTTGGTTCCAACTTCATTGTCGGGCATTTCAGGTTCATGTTGATAAATCTCACCGAGGAGGCAGCACATGCGTAACGTGTTGGCGCTGGGAGCGGCAATTCTTTTTGTCGGTTCCGTGAGTGTGGCAACAGGCCAGGAACGGTTGCAGACGAACCAATCCGGATTGGGGGTAGGAGAAGGAGTTGGTGATGTGTCGGGGTCGAGTACGCGTGTGACCACCTTCGATCGTTCCAATTTCTTGGAGCGTTTGTCGCAGCCGGAGACAGTCTATGGCCGGGTGTTTGCGATTGACCTGGCCCAAAATAGGCTCATGGTTGAAACGGGTGGAGCGGGCAAGGTATTCGACGAAGGGCAGGAAGGCAAGTCAGGGTATGGCGCGCGTACCGTCGTGACCCTGTACCTCACGGATCGTTCGAACATTCAAGCGATCAAGCAGCTCAATGTCGGCGACGATGTCACGATCCAAGTGGTGGAAGAAACGACGGCCCATCAACCTTATGGTACGGGAAAGAAGTTTGTGATTGAGACATCTGTGACCCATGTAGATGCCACCAAGCAAGGGTTCGGAGGACTGGGACAGCGTCCGGATCCTGAGAGTGAACGGGCGATTGCGACGAGTCGTGGTGGAATCACCGGCGGTATCGCTGGCTCCGTTCTTCCAGGGAAAATCGATTCCGGTATCACGAGCACGATTGGTGAGTTTACCGGTTCTGCCCCCTGCTGGCAATGTGAGCCCCAACCGGGCTGGAGCAATGGAGCGAGCAGCACAAAGTCAGACTATGGTACGGACTACAACAAGCCAAACTTGGTCAAGGGCCAGAACTAAGTCGGGACACATGCAGTGAGAGTGTGAGGAAGGGGCAGCGAGGCGCTGCCCCTTCTTTTTTGCGCTCCCTATCCCGTTACTCGATACTGCACTTTGAGATCAGTGCTTCTGGATGATGGAGATCCAAGACGAAACGTCCTGCGCAGCATGAGTAATGGGGGACACACAGTGGTTTCGCAAGATCGCGTCGAAGGGTTTTAACGAGTTCTTATCCGTCGCTGTGAGGGGGAGTCGGCAGCGACTTATGGGCTCAAGTTGTTCCCGGGCTTTCTCATCCGATACCCTTCAATGACGACAGTGATTGAAGAGTCCATCGCCACTGACCCGATCTGACTGAGCAGTTCATCCGGCTTCCCGCGAAAGAGCGTCTCCTGACCAGTTGTGAGATTCATCGCAACGACGGTTCGCCTCCTTGGGAGTACCTGCGTGAGACATTTCAGTAACCCTGTGAGCGCTCTTGGCCTGACATAGAACACGAGAGTTTTTCGTTCTTTACGAAATTGAGAGAGATACTGCAGGAGGCGATGGTTGGTTGAGGGAAGACGGCCTTCGAAGATGATCGCATCACCGGAAAATCCTGAAATTGCTGTTGCTGCCGTCAATGCGGAGGGGCCGGGGATGGTGATCACGGGGATCCTGGCTTGAGAGGCGGCAGCCACAAACAGATAGCCCGGGTCGTAGATGATAGGGGTGCCGTTATCTGAGACAAGAGCGACATCTTGTCCCTCCATGAGTCGATGCAGAAGCAGCAGCATTTTCTCATGGCGATCGTGCGGCCCGTAGCGTGTGACCGTTGCAGTGATTCCATGATGAGCCAGCAGCGCCTGAGTTGCGCGAGGATCTTCTGACGCGACAATCATGACAAGGCGTAGTATGGCCAGGGCTCGAAGGGTGATGTCATCAGGGTGCCCAACCGGTGTGCTGACGACATAGAGGGTGCCACGAAGGCCCGGTGTAGCTGATCGGTCGACTCCTTCCCGTTCATTTGGTTGACTCCCATCTCGTGCCATCGATATAATTCCTTGTTTAATACCAGCTCGTTTGTCCTGAAAAGTCGAGGGGATGGATCTCTATGGCCGCAGTGCTTTTTATGGTGACGATGGTCCTCTATTTTGCGGCCGCTGTCTCCTTTCTCGCCTACGTCCTCCGGCCTTCTGAAACCCTGTCAAATATCTCACTGGGCATGACCGCGACCGGGTTTGCCTCACACACCATTGCCTTGGGTGCCCGGATGAGCGGGGCGACCGAAGTTTCGTTACCGGGGTTCCAGGAAGCCCTGTCGTTTTTTTCTTGGGTGCTGATTCTGGTCTTTCTCGTCGTGGAGTTTCGCCACCGGCTGCACGTACTTGGTTCATTCATCCTTCCTCTGGCACTGGTCTCACTGGTCTCTGCCGCAGCGTTGCCGGAAACCGCTCCGGCGCTTACGCCGGTATTCCGAACCTTGTGGGTCCATGTGACCCTGAGTATGCTCGGCACGGTGGGGTTTGCCATCGCCTTTGTGGCCGGTCTCATGTATCTGATTCAGGATGGACTTCTCAAGTCCAAACGGTTCAATGTCCTCTACTCAAAGTTGCCGGCCTTGGACTTTCTCGACCATCTGAATCAGCAGTCGATCGTGACAGGGTTTCCACTGCTCACGCTCGGCATCATTACCGGTGCCCTTTCAGCCGAGTTCTCCCGTGGGTCATATCTGAACTGGAATCCCGAGCAAACAGGAGCCTTGGTGACATGGGTATTCTACTTTGGGGTACTGATGGGGCGGCTCACGGTGGGCTGGAGAGCCAAACGTGCGGCATATCTTACGATTATCGGATTTGCCGGTGTGATTTTGACCCTGATCGGCGTGGTTCTCAAGAGCCACGGACCGGTGTCGTAATATGCATATTGTCGTCGTTGGATTAAGCCACAAGACCGCCCCGGTCGAAATCCGCGAGAAACTTGCGGTCCCCGAGAGCCGGATGGGCGAAGCCCTGACCAGGCTCTGCTCATACCAGGGGGTGCGGGAAGGGATGTTATTGTCGACGTGCAATCGCGTCGAGGTCTATGCCGTCGTCGATGAGATCGAATCAGGGTATGGAGGAATCCAGGACTTCTTGGCAGACGCCCACCTTTCGTTGTCCTCCGAGCAATTGACCCCCCACATTTACTGGCATCAAGGGGATCGAGCGATCAGCCACTTGTTCCGTGTTGCCTCCAGTCTCGATTCCATGATTGTCGGCGAGTCGCAGATCCTGGGCCAGATCAAGGATGCCTTCGAGGTTGCGCTCACACACAAGACGACCGGCATCATTCTGAACAAGGTCATGAAGAAAGCGATCTCTGTCGCCAAACGAGTGCGGACGGAAACCAGGATTGCCGAGATGGCTGTCTCGGTCAGCTATGCTGCGGTTGAATTAGCCAAAAAGATCTTCTCGGACTTAAGTGAGAAGACGGTGTTGTTGGTCGGGGCGGGAGAGATGGCCAAGCTGGCGGCCAGGCATTTCATTGCCAGCGGTGTCCGGCATGTACGGGTGACGACCAGGAATCCGCAGCATGCAGTGGAATTGGCAAACCGCTTTGGCGGCACTCCGGTCGCTTTTGAAGAGTTTCGGGAGGACATGGCCTCTGCCGATATCGTCTTGGTATCGACCGGCGCCGCTCATTACCTCGTAGGCGAAGATGACGTCCAGCGTTCGATCAGGCAACGGATGAATCGTCCGATGTTCTTAATCGATATTTCGGTCCCGCGCAATATCGATCCAGCGGTACGGCATGTCGATAATGCTTTCCTCTTCGACATCGACGATTTGAAAACCAGGGTTGAGCACAACCGTGGGGAGCGTCTCAACGAAGCTGAGAAAGCCGAGCGGATGGTGCTGGATGAAGTCGGGATTGTGCGGCAATGGCTCCAGTCTCTGGAGGTCACTCCCACTATCGTCGCGCTCCGTTCACGGGCTGACGATATCAAGCGGGTTGAACTCGACAAAGCCTTGGCTCGTTTGGCGAATCTGTCTGCCCAAGAACGTGAAATGGTCGAAGCGTTGGCGTCGTCCATCGTGAATAAGCTCATTCATAACACGATGGTGACTCTCAAAGCTGAGGTGAATTCCTCCGAGGGGGCTGCCTTCGTCGAGGCCGCGAGACGTTTTTTCAGTCTCAGCGACCCTGCGCTCCCTGATGTGAATCAGCGTGTGTCATCTGAGTCTGAGGCTTGCCATACATCTCAGGCAGACATACAGGGTATTGAAGAGGCAACTCCCAGAACTGCTTCGAAGATGCCCGATCAATGATGGCGCCATGACAGTTTGGAGAAGCTCATAACCCAGCGAATGGTTCCCGACGTGTCATCTCCCGTGTCATCGCGTCAATCCGCAAAAGGAAGCTATGCTAACAGTCGGTGGTGAACGATCAACCGTCGTGCTCGGAACTCGCGGAAGCAAACTGGCGGTGCAGCAAAGCGAGTGGGTGCAGGGGCAGTTACAGACACTGGCTCCGCATGTGACGGTGACATTGCGGAAGATCCAAACATCGGGAGACAAGATTCTCGATGTCCCGCTGGCTCAGATTGGCGGGAAGGGGCTGTTCGTCAAGGAGATCGAGGAAGCTCTCTTAAGCGGCGAGATCGATCTGGCGGTGCATAGCATGAAAGATGTGCCGACGGAATTGCCGGAGGGATTAGCCATTCTCTGTGTGCCGCCACGAGAGGATCCCCGCGATGCTCTGATCAGTCGTGACGGGCAGTCGTTCAAGGATCTCCCCCACGCTGCTCGGATCGGGACCAGCAGCCTGCGTCGCCAATCACAGCTTTTGCATGCCAGGACCGACTTCACGATTGCGATGTTGCGCGGAAACTTGGATACCCGTCTCAAAAAATTACGGGCTGGACAGTTCGATGCCATCGTGCTTGCGGCGGCTGGTTTGCGCCGCTTGGCTTGGGCGCATGAAATTACGGAGTATCTTGCTCCGGAGATCAGTCTACCAGCCATTGGCCAGGGGGCCTTGGGGATTGAGGGGCGGCGGGACGATCTCTTTATCCATTCGATATTGAGTGGCCTGGACCATGCGCCGAGTAAGATTGCCGTTCTTGCCGAACGTGCATTGCTCCATCGGCTCGAAGGAGGCTGTCAGGTTCCGATCGCCGCCCATGCGACTGTGGTTGGAACCGGGGTAACACTGGAAGGATTGGTAGCCAGCGTGGATGGAAAAGAGCTCATTCGCGATACCGCTGAAGGAACCATTGAGGATCCGGAGTCCATCGGCATCCAACTTGCTGAACGATTGCTCGCACGTGGTGGCGATAGGATTCTGCAAGCGATCTACGGGGCTCCATGACCAAACAGAAGAAGGGGAAGGTCTTCTTAGTTGGAGCGGGGCCAGGGGATCCTGGACTGCTCACGCTGAGAGGGAAGGAATGTTTGGAACAGGCCGATGTCGTCCTCTATGATTATCTCGCCAATTCTGCGTTACTGGAGCATGCTCCGGCCACGGCACAGCGCGTCTATGTCGGTCGGCGGGGACGTGGACGGTATCAAGACCAGGCCAATATCAATCGGCTGCTCATTGCACGGGCCAAGGATGGGAACATCGTAGTCAGGCTCAAAGGAGGTGACCCCTTTGTCTTTGGACGCGGCGGGGAAGAGGCAGAAGCGGTGGCTGCTGCGGGGGTCGAATTCGAAATTGTGCCAGGTGTAACGGCAGCGGTTGCGGTTCCTGCCTATGCGGGTATTCCGGTGACCCACCGGACGTTAGCCTCCACGGTCACGTTTGTAGCCGGGCATGAGGATCCTACCAAGCCTGCGGCCTTGTTGGAATGGCCCAAATTAGCCAGTGCATCCGGGACGCTCGTGTTCATGATGGGCATGAAAAATCTTCCGTCGATCGTTGACCGATTACTGTCGGAGGGCCGGTCGCCGGACACACCGGTCGCGGCGATTCGTTGGGGAACCAGAGCCGGTCAACGGACCATCGTGGGGACATTGTGTGATATCGTTGAGCGAACTGAAGCGGCGCATCTAGAACCACCTACGGTGATCGTTGTGGGTAAGGTGGTGCAATTGCGAGGGCAGCTGAATTGGTTTGAAGCCAAGCCGCTCTTTGGGAAACGGATCGTCCTCACTCGCGCACAGGAACAGGCGCGCGAGTTTTCTCAGTTACTGGCGGCCTATGGTGCGGAGCCGGTTGAAGTTCCGACGATTCAGATCGTGCCCCCGGCCAGTTGGCAGCCAATCGATGATGCAGTCACTCGTCTGAACACCTACCAATGGCTCATTTTTACCAGCGTCAACGGGGTGAAGCCCTTCATGGAGCGTCTTCATGTGGCGAAGAAGGATGCACGGGCGTTAGCAAATCTTCGCCTCTGTGCGATTGGGCCACGGACTGCGCAGGAACTGGGAGCTTATGGGCTCACTCCCGATGTCGTTCCTTCCGAGTATCAGGCAGAGGGAGTGATTGCTTCATTAACCCATGTGG
This portion of the Nitrospirota bacterium genome encodes:
- the ccsA gene encoding cytochrome c biogenesis protein CcsA — encoded protein: MAAVLFMVTMVLYFAAAVSFLAYVLRPSETLSNISLGMTATGFASHTIALGARMSGATEVSLPGFQEALSFFSWVLILVFLVVEFRHRLHVLGSFILPLALVSLVSAAALPETAPALTPVFRTLWVHVTLSMLGTVGFAIAFVAGLMYLIQDGLLKSKRFNVLYSKLPALDFLDHLNQQSIVTGFPLLTLGIITGALSAEFSRGSYLNWNPEQTGALVTWVFYFGVLMGRLTVGWRAKRAAYLTIIGFAGVILTLIGVVLKSHGPVS
- the cobA gene encoding uroporphyrinogen-III C-methyltransferase; protein product: MTKQKKGKVFLVGAGPGDPGLLTLRGKECLEQADVVLYDYLANSALLEHAPATAQRVYVGRRGRGRYQDQANINRLLIARAKDGNIVVRLKGGDPFVFGRGGEEAEAVAAAGVEFEIVPGVTAAVAVPAYAGIPVTHRTLASTVTFVAGHEDPTKPAALLEWPKLASASGTLVFMMGMKNLPSIVDRLLSEGRSPDTPVAAIRWGTRAGQRTIVGTLCDIVERTEAAHLEPPTVIVVGKVVQLRGQLNWFEAKPLFGKRIVLTRAQEQAREFSQLLAAYGAEPVEVPTIQIVPPASWQPIDDAVTRLNTYQWLIFTSVNGVKPFMERLHVAKKDARALANLRLCAIGPRTAQELGAYGLTPDVVPSEYQAEGVIASLTHVGIQGSHILIPRAEVAREILPEQLRAHGATVDVIPVYRTIAPAVDVASLTQQFHEGQVAVVTFTSSSTVRNFVEVFGGRDAVRPLVARVVIACIGPITARTAEEYGLTVTVMPATNTVPALTEAIVRHFKHVA
- the hemC gene encoding hydroxymethylbilane synthase, giving the protein MLTVGGERSTVVLGTRGSKLAVQQSEWVQGQLQTLAPHVTVTLRKIQTSGDKILDVPLAQIGGKGLFVKEIEEALLSGEIDLAVHSMKDVPTELPEGLAILCVPPREDPRDALISRDGQSFKDLPHAARIGTSSLRRQSQLLHARTDFTIAMLRGNLDTRLKKLRAGQFDAIVLAAAGLRRLAWAHEITEYLAPEISLPAIGQGALGIEGRRDDLFIHSILSGLDHAPSKIAVLAERALLHRLEGGCQVPIAAHATVVGTGVTLEGLVASVDGKELIRDTAEGTIEDPESIGIQLAERLLARGGDRILQAIYGAP
- a CDS encoding glutamyl-tRNA reductase, which produces MHIVVVGLSHKTAPVEIREKLAVPESRMGEALTRLCSYQGVREGMLLSTCNRVEVYAVVDEIESGYGGIQDFLADAHLSLSSEQLTPHIYWHQGDRAISHLFRVASSLDSMIVGESQILGQIKDAFEVALTHKTTGIILNKVMKKAISVAKRVRTETRIAEMAVSVSYAAVELAKKIFSDLSEKTVLLVGAGEMAKLAARHFIASGVRHVRVTTRNPQHAVELANRFGGTPVAFEEFREDMASADIVLVSTGAAHYLVGEDDVQRSIRQRMNRPMFLIDISVPRNIDPAVRHVDNAFLFDIDDLKTRVEHNRGERLNEAEKAERMVLDEVGIVRQWLQSLEVTPTIVALRSRADDIKRVELDKALARLANLSAQEREMVEALASSIVNKLIHNTMVTLKAEVNSSEGAAFVEAARRFFSLSDPALPDVNQRVSSESEACHTSQADIQGIEEATPRTASKMPDQ
- a CDS encoding Fe(2+)-trafficking protein; this translates as MAEVQCVTCGQAGETITDPLFMGKLETEIKAKVCKPCWKKWEGMRVMVINEYQVNLGEESGRELVKKQMKAFLKIGEQADTGKLDQNYRPPA
- a CDS encoding 16S rRNA (cytidine(1402)-2'-O)-methyltransferase; the encoded protein is MARDGSQPNEREGVDRSATPGLRGTLYVVSTPVGHPDDITLRALAILRLVMIVASEDPRATQALLAHHGITATVTRYGPHDRHEKMLLLLHRLMEGQDVALVSDNGTPIIYDPGYLFVAAASQARIPVITIPGPSALTAATAISGFSGDAIIFEGRLPSTNHRLLQYLSQFRKERKTLVFYVRPRALTGLLKCLTQVLPRRRTVVAMNLTTGQETLFRGKPDELLSQIGSVAMDSSITVVIEGYRMRKPGNNLSP
- a CDS encoding bifunctional nuclease family protein, yielding MITQMQVKGLMFDPSNNAYIVVLRDEEHSEMLPIWVGKSEAGAISMALENVTPPRPMTHDFMKSLLDVYDAKVISVVITDLSEHTYFAKIHLMYEDSEYTVDARPSDALAIALRSNAPIFANDSVITKQSSDELQQWLENLKPEDFGKLDS